From the Photobacterium sp. GJ3 genome, one window contains:
- a CDS encoding DMT family transporter, protein MQKSASTLLTGLSAMLVTLLIWSSFFLSLRAASHSSLTTADIALLRFVPAALLFGWCCRSRFRAIFATPKRYLALIAWGAGLPYFLIAGWGLQAVPVADGASLIPGILPLFVSGIAAFCYRESISAARRLGLCLIAVGVACFVYKSLINGQPNLLKGYSILLFASLSWAWYTIAMRVSGLTAMEGAAVIAISGCLLLGLGALSGTITFNLTSAGSQEILYHFLVQGIGVGMVSSLCYAMAISRLGAEVSAALGAFTPVLAAALAFPFFSEPLSSQTLLAMAFVVCGAITASEVLPLRLNKSLKKAFR, encoded by the coding sequence ATGCAAAAGTCTGCCTCCACTCTGCTGACCGGATTGTCAGCCATGCTGGTCACCCTGTTGATCTGGTCAAGCTTCTTTCTGTCGTTACGCGCAGCCAGCCACTCCAGCCTGACCACCGCCGACATCGCTTTGCTGCGATTTGTGCCAGCCGCCCTGCTCTTCGGCTGGTGCTGCAGAAGCAGATTCCGCGCAATATTCGCAACGCCCAAACGTTATCTGGCCCTGATTGCCTGGGGAGCAGGGTTACCTTACTTTCTGATTGCCGGATGGGGATTGCAGGCAGTCCCGGTCGCAGACGGCGCGTCTTTGATTCCGGGCATCTTGCCGCTTTTCGTTTCGGGGATTGCGGCGTTTTGCTATCGGGAATCGATCTCTGCTGCCCGCCGGTTGGGGTTGTGCCTGATCGCGGTTGGCGTTGCCTGCTTTGTGTATAAGTCGCTGATCAACGGCCAGCCAAACCTGTTGAAAGGGTACAGTATTCTGCTGTTTGCCAGCCTGAGCTGGGCCTGGTACACCATCGCGATGCGGGTTTCCGGATTAACGGCGATGGAAGGTGCTGCGGTGATTGCAATCTCAGGCTGTCTATTGTTGGGTCTCGGTGCCTTGAGCGGCACGATCACCTTCAACCTGACATCGGCTGGTTCTCAGGAGATTCTGTATCATTTTCTGGTCCAGGGAATCGGAGTCGGAATGGTGTCCAGCCTGTGCTATGCCATGGCAATTTCCAGGCTGGGTGCAGAAGTCAGCGCAGCGTTGGGCGCATTCACCCCCGTTCTGGCTGCTGCTCTGGCTTTCCCCTTCTTTTCTGAGCCCCTGAGCAGTCAGACTTTACTGGCGATGGCCTTTGTCGTTTGCGGCGCGATCACAGCCAGCGAAGTCTTGCCGCTCCGGTTGAACAAATCACTGAAAAAAGCCTTCCGGTAG
- a CDS encoding TonB-dependent receptor domain-containing protein, protein MSPLRRSALSLAIASTLTLPFTVHAEEEKQHLDEMVVWGAKVSSSSEFMTDEDISVRQADHLSDLLRDIPGVDVGGTHSVNQRINIRGIGETDLDIRLDGASQYANMFHHIGNLTLNPDIIKAVDVQVGANSVLNGGLGGSVMFETKSAKDLLRPGEQYGIRLFAGYGSNDFTQGSVSLYGQLTDALDALLYAYQIDRNNFKDGNGDETLGYEGTVDDIMLKLGWEPAANQRLQFTYDRYRDEGDYNPRPDMSTTANNGLTQDQLAPTNYDRDTFSARYHLNQGDALDLSVTVYQNRIKLTRDESALTPWPPNRQSVNTAENINTGTTILAVSEVNLGGMAHTLSYGGEGNIQDSKNKYGSQPGNEETLTSWALYLEDKIQVTDAFRVTPGVRFDTVDRDAVTSDQTFDDISWALAADYDVTDNLTLFASTRSLFKAPPLLETFINYQDIAYLADDIKAQTGQNTQGGFRWQYNQGLSSYGSTITVFKTQLDDYLASEYSAGQYVFFNNGDAEIEGFEASFFYGYDALTAKLSYSKSDNENTTNHAPILAANGRSSDVGDSIGLTLDYSLYDFDLYLGYRGQFVLEEDNVLPGTPVKDSYDVHNIYAQWAPRQIDGFVLTFGVDNLLDEAYVSHASRSGTARGLDTADLEPGRNIKLSASYQF, encoded by the coding sequence GTGTCGCCCTTGCGACGTTCCGCCCTTTCGCTTGCCATTGCTTCAACACTGACCCTGCCATTCACCGTTCACGCTGAGGAAGAAAAACAACACCTTGACGAGATGGTGGTCTGGGGAGCAAAAGTTTCCAGCTCATCGGAATTTATGACCGATGAAGACATTTCCGTCCGTCAGGCGGACCATCTGTCGGATCTGCTGCGGGATATTCCGGGCGTTGATGTCGGTGGCACCCACTCCGTGAATCAGCGGATCAACATTCGCGGCATCGGTGAAACGGATCTGGACATTCGTCTGGATGGTGCGTCCCAGTATGCCAACATGTTCCACCACATCGGTAACCTGACGCTGAACCCGGATATTATCAAAGCCGTGGATGTGCAGGTGGGTGCGAACTCCGTTCTGAACGGGGGACTGGGCGGTTCTGTGATGTTTGAAACCAAATCCGCAAAAGATCTGCTGCGTCCGGGTGAACAGTACGGCATCCGCCTGTTTGCCGGGTATGGCAGCAATGACTTCACTCAGGGGTCGGTCTCCCTGTACGGTCAGCTCACCGACGCACTGGATGCGCTGCTCTATGCCTACCAGATTGATCGCAACAATTTTAAAGACGGCAATGGTGATGAAACACTGGGCTACGAAGGCACCGTAGATGACATCATGCTGAAACTCGGCTGGGAGCCAGCAGCCAACCAGCGTTTGCAATTCACCTATGACCGGTACCGGGATGAAGGCGATTACAATCCACGACCGGACATGTCGACCACGGCCAACAATGGCCTGACACAAGACCAGCTGGCACCGACCAATTATGATCGCGACACATTCAGCGCCCGATATCATCTGAATCAGGGCGATGCGCTGGACCTCTCTGTGACTGTTTATCAAAACCGAATCAAACTGACCCGGGATGAGTCTGCGCTCACACCCTGGCCGCCGAACCGTCAAAGTGTCAACACCGCTGAAAACATCAATACAGGTACCACGATTCTGGCAGTCTCTGAAGTGAACCTCGGCGGCATGGCGCACACCCTGAGTTATGGCGGTGAAGGCAACATTCAGGACAGTAAGAACAAATATGGCAGCCAGCCGGGCAATGAAGAAACCCTGACCAGCTGGGCGCTGTACCTGGAAGATAAGATTCAGGTCACCGATGCGTTCAGGGTGACGCCCGGCGTGCGCTTTGACACCGTGGATCGGGATGCGGTAACCAGCGATCAAACCTTTGATGACATCAGTTGGGCGCTGGCTGCCGATTATGACGTGACCGACAACCTGACACTCTTCGCCAGCACGCGGTCACTGTTTAAAGCGCCGCCATTGCTGGAAACCTTCATCAACTATCAGGATATTGCCTATCTGGCTGACGATATCAAAGCCCAAACGGGTCAGAACACACAAGGGGGCTTCCGCTGGCAGTACAATCAGGGACTGAGCAGTTATGGTTCGACGATCACTGTCTTCAAAACACAGCTGGATGATTATCTGGCCAGTGAATACAGTGCCGGCCAATACGTCTTCTTTAACAATGGTGATGCCGAAATCGAAGGATTTGAAGCCAGTTTCTTCTATGGCTACGATGCATTGACAGCGAAGCTGTCTTATTCGAAATCTGACAATGAAAACACCACCAACCATGCGCCGATTCTTGCGGCAAATGGCCGCAGCAGCGATGTCGGCGACAGCATTGGCCTGACGCTGGATTACAGCCTGTACGATTTCGACCTGTACCTGGGTTACCGCGGGCAGTTTGTGCTGGAAGAGGATAACGTCCTGCCAGGCACACCCGTCAAAGACAGCTATGATGTGCACAATATTTACGCGCAGTGGGCGCCGCGTCAGATCGATGGTTTCGTCCTGACATTCGGCGTAGATAACCTGCTTGATGAGGCTTATGTCTCGCACGCATCCCGTTCCGGCACAGCACGTGGGCTCGATACAGCAGATCTGGAGCCGGGCCGTAACATCAAGCTATCGGCATCCTACCAATTCTGA
- the ltnD gene encoding L-threonate dehydrogenase: MREMQAVAVIGLGSMGMGVAKSCLRAGLDVYGVDLNDAARQTLAEAGAKGTSAQCTDFADQLDAVILLVVNARQVQAVLFESGLAAALKPGTPVMVCATISAQDAKAIEQALAQFDLPMLDAPISGGAAKAASGELTVMASGAASVFERLDPVLNAVAARVYNVGPDIGKGSTVKIIHQLLAGVHIAVGAEAMAMAARAEIPLDLMYDVVTHAAGNSWMFENRMKHVVDGDYTPTSMVDIFVKDLGLVADSAKAMNFPLPLASTALTMFTEASNAGHGQEDDSAVIKIFSGIELPEKDPSKKGA; this comes from the coding sequence ATGCGTGAAATGCAGGCCGTTGCAGTGATTGGACTGGGCTCCATGGGAATGGGTGTCGCCAAGTCGTGCCTCCGTGCCGGGCTAGACGTTTACGGTGTTGATTTGAATGATGCCGCCCGTCAGACCCTGGCGGAGGCGGGCGCAAAAGGCACTTCAGCGCAGTGTACAGATTTCGCAGATCAACTGGATGCCGTGATTTTGCTGGTGGTGAATGCCCGTCAGGTTCAGGCCGTGTTGTTTGAATCGGGTCTGGCGGCAGCTTTGAAACCGGGAACGCCAGTGATGGTGTGTGCCACCATTTCTGCACAGGATGCGAAAGCGATTGAACAGGCGCTGGCGCAATTTGATTTACCGATGCTGGATGCCCCGATTTCCGGTGGCGCAGCCAAAGCGGCGTCAGGCGAGCTGACGGTAATGGCTTCCGGTGCTGCGTCTGTCTTTGAACGCTTGGATCCTGTGCTGAATGCTGTCGCGGCCCGTGTGTACAACGTGGGTCCAGACATCGGAAAAGGGTCCACGGTCAAAATTATTCATCAGTTGTTAGCTGGCGTCCACATCGCGGTCGGTGCGGAAGCGATGGCGATGGCAGCCAGAGCAGAGATCCCGCTGGATCTGATGTATGACGTGGTCACACATGCCGCAGGGAATTCATGGATGTTTGAAAACCGCATGAAACATGTCGTGGATGGCGATTACACCCCAACGTCCATGGTGGATATTTTTGTGAAAGATCTGGGCCTGGTCGCAGACAGTGCCAAAGCCATGAACTTTCCACTGCCACTGGCCAGCACGGCGCTCACCATGTTTACCGAAGCCAGCAATGCCGGCCACGGGCAGGAAGATGACAGCGCGGTGATTAAGATTTTTTCAGGGATCGAATTGCCTGAAAAAGACCCGAGCAAGAAAGGAGCTTAA
- a CDS encoding DeoR/GlpR family DNA-binding transcription regulator, with amino-acid sequence MIPAERQRAILAILSNHQVISIHELTEQLDVSHMTVRRDIAKLEADGRVMSVSGGVQLSESIHLELPHDDKMAHQHDEKVKIGQHAATLIRPHSTIYLDAGTTILEIAHQLAQRDDLTVITNDFAIAAFLIAHSDCALYHTGGKVDRQNQSCVGDKAASLLREMNIDLAFISTSSWNQRGISTPNEDKVMVKRAIINAAKTNYLVTDASKYGKVATFHALDIESFDKIITDRNLPASSLHDFEEKGIQVDVV; translated from the coding sequence ATGATTCCTGCAGAGCGTCAACGGGCCATTCTGGCTATCCTGAGCAATCACCAAGTCATCAGTATTCATGAGCTGACCGAACAGCTGGATGTGTCGCATATGACAGTTCGGCGGGATATTGCCAAACTGGAAGCTGATGGGCGGGTCATGTCTGTTTCAGGGGGGGTGCAATTATCGGAATCCATTCATCTTGAGCTGCCTCACGATGACAAAATGGCCCATCAGCATGATGAAAAGGTCAAAATTGGGCAGCATGCGGCCACACTGATCCGGCCTCACAGCACGATCTACCTTGATGCTGGCACAACGATTCTGGAAATTGCGCATCAGCTGGCACAACGGGACGACCTCACGGTGATCACCAATGACTTTGCGATTGCTGCTTTTCTGATCGCACATTCTGACTGTGCGCTCTACCATACGGGCGGAAAAGTGGATCGGCAGAATCAATCCTGCGTGGGAGATAAAGCCGCATCATTGCTGCGGGAGATGAATATTGATCTGGCTTTTATTTCGACATCGTCATGGAATCAACGCGGCATTTCAACGCCGAACGAAGACAAAGTTATGGTCAAGCGGGCCATCATCAACGCCGCCAAGACCAATTATCTGGTCACCGACGCATCCAAATATGGCAAAGTCGCCACCTTTCACGCACTGGATATTGAAAGTTTCGATAAGATCATTACAGACCGCAACCTGCCTGCGAGCAGTCTGCATGACTTTGAGGAAAAAGGGATTCAGGTTGACGTGGTCTGA
- a CDS encoding diacylglycerol kinase — protein MKPGNTGVVRIVKAAGYSMQGLKAAWQHEAAIRQEIVLLVVLTAVSFFLPVSFVEHILLIASLFLVVIVELLNSAIEAVVDRIGNEFHELSGRAKDIGSAAVFVALMLTGGIWLAIILKLFW, from the coding sequence ATGAAGCCTGGTAACACTGGGGTGGTACGCATCGTGAAAGCCGCCGGCTATTCAATGCAAGGTCTGAAAGCTGCTTGGCAACACGAGGCCGCCATTCGTCAGGAAATTGTCTTACTCGTCGTGCTAACGGCGGTTTCATTTTTTCTGCCCGTGAGCTTTGTAGAGCATATTTTGCTTATAGCCAGTCTGTTCCTGGTGGTGATTGTTGAATTGCTGAATTCTGCCATTGAAGCAGTCGTTGACCGGATTGGTAACGAATTTCATGAGCTGAGCGGACGGGCGAAAGACATCGGGTCTGCAGCCGTTTTCGTTGCTCTGATGCTGACAGGCGGGATCTGGCTGGCGATCATCTTGAAGCTGTTCTGGTAA
- the otnK gene encoding 3-oxo-tetronate kinase, whose product MLLGVIADDFTGATDIAGFLVENGMKTIQLNGVPTQTLTMDADAVVISLKSRSCPAEEAVADSVAALRWLQAAGCQQFYFKYCSTFDSTAQGNIGPVTDALMAELGTSFTVICPALPVNGRTVCHGHLFVNGELLSESGMRHHPVTPMTDANLMRLMDAQSNGKSGLVNYAVLDQGSAAVEAAFRELQRQGIRYAVVDTLSDQHLQTIGAACKDLKLVTGGSGLAAGIARHWVSAADKATAQALSAGRPQAGKTVVLSGSCSVMTNQQVGHYLAIAPHFALDVNACLTDSHYSQTVCEWVLANLDSEYAPLVYATANPELLKAIQAEFGAQASSRAVEQFFSQLAHALREHGVRNFIVAGGETSGVVTQSLGVKGFHIGPQIAPGVPWVKAIDQDLSLALKSGNFGDKSFFQKAQGYFHD is encoded by the coding sequence ATGTTACTTGGAGTGATTGCCGACGATTTTACCGGGGCAACAGATATTGCCGGATTTCTGGTTGAAAACGGCATGAAAACCATTCAGCTCAATGGTGTACCGACGCAGACGCTGACGATGGATGCGGATGCTGTGGTGATCAGCCTCAAATCCCGGTCGTGTCCGGCCGAAGAAGCCGTTGCGGATTCTGTGGCAGCGTTGCGCTGGTTGCAGGCGGCAGGGTGTCAGCAGTTCTATTTCAAATACTGTTCGACCTTTGACAGTACCGCACAAGGCAATATTGGTCCGGTGACTGATGCACTGATGGCAGAACTGGGGACAAGCTTTACCGTCATTTGTCCGGCTTTGCCGGTGAACGGCAGAACCGTGTGCCATGGACATTTGTTCGTGAACGGCGAGTTGCTGAGTGAATCCGGGATGCGTCACCACCCGGTGACGCCAATGACCGATGCCAATCTGATGCGTCTGATGGATGCGCAGTCAAACGGCAAGAGCGGGCTGGTGAATTATGCCGTGCTCGATCAAGGGTCAGCGGCCGTCGAAGCAGCATTCCGGGAACTGCAACGCCAGGGCATCCGTTATGCCGTGGTCGATACACTCAGTGATCAGCATTTACAGACCATTGGCGCGGCGTGCAAAGATCTGAAACTGGTGACCGGCGGTTCAGGGCTGGCAGCCGGCATTGCCCGGCATTGGGTGAGTGCCGCAGACAAAGCGACAGCGCAGGCCTTGTCTGCCGGACGGCCACAGGCAGGAAAGACGGTCGTATTGTCCGGTTCCTGCTCTGTGATGACGAACCAGCAAGTCGGCCATTATCTGGCGATTGCACCGCATTTTGCACTGGATGTGAACGCCTGTCTGACCGACAGCCACTACAGCCAGACGGTGTGTGAATGGGTGCTGGCCAACCTCGACAGTGAGTACGCACCTCTGGTGTATGCCACGGCCAATCCGGAATTACTCAAAGCCATTCAGGCGGAGTTTGGCGCACAGGCATCCAGCCGTGCGGTCGAACAGTTTTTCAGTCAGCTTGCCCACGCGTTGCGTGAGCACGGTGTTCGCAATTTCATTGTGGCAGGCGGCGAAACCTCCGGTGTCGTCACGCAAAGTCTTGGGGTGAAGGGTTTCCATATTGGTCCGCAAATCGCACCGGGTGTGCCCTGGGTGAAAGCGATCGATCAGGATCTGTCACTGGCACTCAAATCAGGCAATTTCGGGGACAAATCATTTTTTCAGAAGGCACAAGGATATTTTCATGACTGA
- a CDS encoding LTA synthase family protein has product MQTLKRVTGVMFPVILFSLLALCLLSLSRLLLTIWQADHITGWQDWLMILAQGVRIDISTLCWLLILPSLLLALMPVTGVLGRCWLFVFRIWLVAGLWVLVYMELATPTFITEYNLRPNRLFIEYLVYPKEVFSMLWVGYKAELALGLLGTLLTLVLGWKLSGYAVRDLTAPKWYWRPVLALAVVALGVMGARSTFQHRPLNPAMVAFSTDPLLNDLTLNSAYSVIFAAKNMASEKNAEEFYGQMPLEEIIQTVRQASGREAEFISDEIPTLNTISPTFSGKKNLVILLQESLGARFVGGLGGLPLTPNLDQLMQEGWNFTQVYATGTRSVRGIEAMTTGFTPTPSRAVVKLSKSQTGFYTIADLLARQGYHTQFIYGGESHFDNMKSFFLGNGFEVIVDLPDFVNPKFVGSWGASDQDLYTMADLQFTKLHQSGQPFFSLVFTSSNHSPYEFPDGEIELYEQPEHTRNNAVKYSDKALGEFFAKAKQSDYWKDTVFIVIADHDARAEGNVPVPVDRFHIPALILGSDIQPRQDDRLASNIDMAPTLLSLIGADNTSPMIGHDLTKPLAPEFQRAMMQFDKNFGYLTRDKLVVLQPGKAPMGYQYDFDSRQLSVTEVSELESKRALAHALLGGKLYREGRYKLPDASEHQLANAD; this is encoded by the coding sequence ATGCAAACGCTCAAACGTGTCACCGGGGTGATGTTTCCTGTCATCCTGTTTTCTCTTCTTGCTTTATGTTTACTGAGCCTGTCCCGATTGTTGCTGACAATCTGGCAGGCCGATCATATTACGGGTTGGCAGGATTGGTTGATGATCCTCGCTCAGGGCGTCCGGATTGATATTTCAACACTGTGCTGGTTGCTGATTCTGCCCTCATTGCTTCTTGCGCTGATGCCGGTCACAGGCGTTCTGGGCCGATGCTGGTTATTTGTTTTCAGAATCTGGCTTGTCGCTGGGCTGTGGGTTCTGGTGTATATGGAACTGGCGACCCCGACTTTTATTACAGAATATAATCTGCGTCCAAACCGATTGTTCATCGAATATCTTGTTTACCCGAAAGAAGTGTTCAGTATGCTTTGGGTCGGCTACAAAGCTGAACTTGCGCTGGGATTGCTGGGAACATTGCTGACGCTGGTACTGGGTTGGAAACTGAGCGGCTATGCGGTGCGTGATCTGACGGCACCGAAGTGGTACTGGCGGCCGGTTCTGGCATTGGCAGTTGTTGCTCTGGGTGTGATGGGCGCGCGCTCAACGTTTCAGCACCGGCCGCTGAACCCGGCGATGGTGGCGTTTTCAACCGATCCGCTGCTCAATGATCTCACGCTGAACTCCGCATATTCGGTGATTTTTGCAGCCAAGAATATGGCATCAGAAAAAAATGCCGAAGAATTTTATGGTCAGATGCCGCTGGAAGAAATTATTCAGACGGTGCGCCAGGCTTCAGGTCGTGAGGCAGAGTTTATTTCAGATGAGATTCCGACGCTGAATACGATTTCGCCGACGTTTTCCGGGAAGAAGAATCTGGTCATTTTGCTGCAGGAAAGCCTTGGTGCACGTTTTGTCGGTGGGCTGGGTGGCTTACCGCTGACGCCAAATCTGGATCAGCTGATGCAGGAAGGCTGGAACTTTACCCAGGTGTACGCTACAGGCACGCGTTCAGTGCGCGGGATTGAGGCGATGACAACCGGGTTTACGCCGACACCTTCCCGCGCGGTGGTGAAGCTGAGTAAGAGCCAGACCGGCTTTTATACCATCGCAGATCTGCTGGCGCGACAGGGTTACCATACGCAGTTCATTTATGGTGGTGAAAGTCACTTCGATAACATGAAGTCTTTCTTCCTCGGTAATGGGTTTGAGGTAATTGTTGACCTGCCGGACTTTGTGAATCCGAAGTTTGTCGGCTCCTGGGGTGCATCGGATCAGGATCTGTACACCATGGCAGATCTGCAATTCACCAAACTGCATCAATCGGGTCAGCCTTTTTTCAGCCTGGTCTTTACCAGTAGTAACCACTCACCCTATGAGTTCCCGGATGGTGAGATTGAACTCTATGAGCAACCTGAACATACCCGAAATAATGCGGTGAAATATTCAGACAAAGCTTTGGGTGAGTTCTTTGCCAAAGCCAAGCAATCGGATTACTGGAAAGATACGGTTTTCATTGTGATCGCTGATCATGATGCCCGTGCAGAAGGCAACGTGCCTGTCCCCGTCGATCGTTTTCATATTCCGGCGCTGATTCTGGGCAGCGACATTCAGCCGCGTCAGGATGACCGTCTGGCCAGTAATATTGATATGGCACCGACGCTGTTGTCACTGATCGGTGCGGACAATACTTCGCCGATGATTGGCCATGACCTGACCAAACCGCTTGCGCCTGAGTTCCAGCGGGCCATGATGCAGTTTGATAAGAACTTCGGTTATCTGACCCGTGACAAGCTGGTGGTGCTGCAGCCGGGCAAAGCCCCGATGGGTTATCAGTATGATTTTGATTCGAGACAATTAAGCGTCACCGAGGTGAGCGAACTTGAATCTAAGCGTGCTTTAGCGCATGCCTTGCTGGGGGGCAAACTCTACCGGGAAGGGCGGTATAAATTGCCGGATGCGAGCGAACATCAGCTTGCCAATGCGGACTAA
- a CDS encoding AraC family transcriptional regulator, producing the protein MAKLIQNGGQGDRVSSDNRQQNETLLEGTFHYSQFRNGLIVQAGTFYEIAQADVLAKAGPCVCVTLLLSGCIGFGYDGQDHLLDASKGAKAMAVNLARECAFRRHIETSQTKIRKVNLLLRPEWFEKSHLQLPESVRQYLQTHLATWCWEPDSQQLAWCEEMLVAETIADPWVRELMLESRAQLIMLDLCRQLAACAPETFGCEAQSLLRVPDSLSGVVAYLESNLHHDIRLQEVATATAMSVSVLQRRFKQELGFTVLDYVRNRRLEKARELMRQENLSVCEAAYFCRYNHPSNFITAFKRKFGMTPGECGVGSEPTTRTG; encoded by the coding sequence ATGGCGAAGCTGATACAAAATGGTGGCCAGGGGGATCGCGTATCTTCTGATAACCGGCAACAGAATGAAACTTTGCTGGAAGGTACATTTCACTACAGTCAGTTCCGCAATGGTCTGATTGTACAGGCCGGTACTTTTTACGAGATTGCTCAAGCCGATGTGCTGGCAAAAGCGGGTCCGTGTGTTTGTGTGACGCTGTTGCTGTCCGGTTGTATTGGTTTTGGTTATGACGGTCAGGATCATCTGCTGGATGCCTCGAAAGGCGCGAAGGCGATGGCTGTCAATCTGGCCCGGGAGTGTGCCTTCAGAAGACACATTGAAACCAGCCAGACAAAAATCAGAAAAGTGAATCTGCTGTTGCGTCCGGAATGGTTTGAAAAAAGTCACCTTCAGTTGCCTGAATCGGTTCGGCAATATCTCCAAACCCATCTTGCGACCTGGTGCTGGGAGCCGGATTCGCAACAATTGGCCTGGTGCGAAGAAATGCTGGTTGCCGAAACCATCGCGGATCCTTGGGTACGTGAATTGATGCTGGAATCACGCGCTCAGTTAATTATGCTGGATCTTTGCCGGCAACTGGCCGCCTGTGCGCCTGAAACTTTTGGGTGTGAAGCCCAGTCTTTACTTCGGGTGCCAGATTCATTGTCGGGGGTGGTGGCTTATCTCGAATCGAACTTGCACCATGATATACGCTTACAAGAGGTTGCGACTGCCACAGCGATGAGCGTCAGTGTGTTGCAACGGCGATTTAAGCAGGAATTGGGGTTTACGGTTTTGGATTATGTCCGCAACCGGCGGCTGGAAAAAGCGCGGGAACTGATGCGGCAGGAAAATTTGTCGGTATGTGAAGCCGCATATTTTTGCCGTTACAATCATCCGTCGAACTTTATCACCGCTTTTAAACGGAAATTTGGGATGACGCCGGGTGAATGTGGTGTTGGCTCTGAACCGACCACACGGACCGGATGA
- a CDS encoding DUF3283 family protein, whose product MHNLSLLSDSEKNRVELDKQAAYAVWQLKNGKAGPEIFLKEAENIADDDERDFYHQSVETYKRLMGMA is encoded by the coding sequence ATGCATAACCTGTCTTTATTGTCTGATTCCGAAAAGAACCGTGTCGAGCTGGATAAGCAGGCCGCCTATGCCGTCTGGCAACTGAAAAACGGCAAGGCCGGCCCTGAGATATTTCTGAAAGAAGCGGAAAATATCGCCGACGATGACGAACGAGATTTTTACCATCAGTCGGTTGAGACCTACAAGCGACTGATGGGGATGGCCTGA
- a CDS encoding Lrp/AsnC family transcriptional regulator: MDKKDKQILVEIQRDARQSTAEIADKVGLSVSPCARRIKKLENDGIIAGYQASLDRQKLGLMMTFFVNVSLNNHRDQPIDAFEQVMTEMPEVISAHVISGAHDYLLEVVARDLPHYESFIRQLQRLTMVKDIHTNLAIRTVKTGQQLPI, encoded by the coding sequence ATGGATAAAAAAGACAAACAAATATTGGTCGAAATTCAGCGCGATGCCCGTCAGAGCACGGCAGAGATTGCCGATAAAGTCGGTTTGTCAGTGTCTCCGTGCGCCCGACGTATTAAGAAGCTGGAAAATGATGGCATTATAGCCGGTTATCAGGCCTCACTTGATCGGCAAAAGCTGGGGCTGATGATGACTTTTTTTGTGAATGTCAGCCTGAACAATCACAGAGATCAGCCCATCGATGCCTTTGAACAGGTGATGACAGAAATGCCTGAAGTGATCAGCGCGCATGTCATTTCCGGGGCGCATGACTACTTACTGGAGGTTGTCGCCAGAGATTTACCGCATTACGAATCTTTTATCCGACAGCTGCAACGGCTGACTATGGTGAAAGATATCCATACGAATTTAGCGATCCGCACGGTGAAAACAGGTCAGCAGCTGCCCATCTGA
- a CDS encoding aldolase: protein MTEQALREEMVTLARSMFERGYATGGAGNLSLKLPDGNFLATPTGSSFGRLVAERLSVVDIEGNHVSGDRPSKEIAFHLAIYRNNSACNAIVHLHSTYLTALSCLEGLDPENAIRPFTPYYVMRVGQLPVIPYLRPGDPQIAIELANRAADYRAFLLANHGPVVTGTDLCDAVDNAEELEETAKLALMLDGKAIRYLTDAEVSDLKGRGK, encoded by the coding sequence ATGACTGAACAAGCGTTAAGAGAAGAGATGGTGACGCTTGCACGCTCCATGTTTGAGCGAGGCTATGCCACCGGCGGTGCCGGGAATCTGTCACTGAAACTGCCGGACGGTAATTTCCTGGCCACACCCACGGGTTCATCGTTCGGTCGTCTGGTGGCTGAACGCCTGTCGGTGGTGGATATTGAGGGAAACCATGTGTCTGGCGATCGCCCATCGAAAGAAATTGCCTTTCATCTGGCGATTTACCGGAATAATTCAGCCTGCAATGCCATTGTGCATCTGCATTCTACTTATCTGACGGCGCTGTCCTGTCTGGAAGGGCTGGACCCGGAGAATGCAATCCGGCCATTCACGCCTTACTACGTGATGCGTGTCGGACAGTTACCCGTGATTCCTTACCTGCGACCGGGGGATCCGCAGATTGCCATCGAACTGGCGAACCGGGCTGCGGATTACCGTGCCTTTCTGCTCGCTAACCACGGGCCTGTCGTGACCGGCACCGATTTGTGTGATGCCGTCGATAATGCAGAAGAGCTGGAAGAAACCGCCAAGCTGGCATTGATGCTGGATGGCAAAGCGATCCGGTATCTCACCGATGCAGAAGTCAGTGATTTGAAAGGGAGAGGCAAGTAA